The DNA segment CGATGAGCCGTTACAACACACGCTCTGCAGTGACAATAACATAACGTCTTACCTCGGAATGAAGAGAACTTGGAAACGAATGCAGATAGAACATTTCCCGACCGTTCCACACGAGCGACATCGTAAAGGTGCCTTAGCACCATTGAGAGTTCCACACCTAAACGATCCATAAGTGGTTGTAATATGCATGCGCTGGAAATGGAGCTGACCGAATGACCGACCTTAtagaaattcaaaagcGATGAGCTGTTATTATCTCTTTCAACAAACCCACACAAGAGAGAAGTGACCAATTATGCCTTGCTTCCTAACCGCGCAAGAACGACTACCGGATTCGACGACCTGAAACGACTCTTGGTGTCAGATGCTACCATCTTACGTTGCATCTTGGGATAGAAGGTGTCTCCTTCCTTCGTAATTGCAACTGTTGGCAGCGAAAGGAGACGACGTTGGGCATAATGGTGGATGGCGGTCGTAGCGTAACGAGGACCATGCGCTGTTTTTTGTCGCCGCGGAATCCCGACGACGACGACGGCATGAAGAGGCAGCCTGCGGTGCCACATTGTCCCTCGGCGCTGTTTCTGAGCAGCCGTCCGTCTGCTGGAACGGACCTGGCGGGCGATTTCCAGCGTGGCCGAGCGTGGCCAGCAGCCGACGCCCCCCAGCAGCAGCCTGCCAGCCCAGGTGCGCCAGGCTGGTGGGCTAGGCTGCCCGTTGGACTCGCGCGCAAGAGACACTGGTCATCGCAGGCCAGGTGGGGATCCGCCTGGCGTGTATCGCGCGCATTTCCTCACAATGGTCCATGCTCAAAGGCGATGATCATCCGCATTGTGGCCAGAATCACCGCGCTGACGACCTGTCCCGCGTGAGGAAAGCGATGAGTTGCAAACACTGGAGCCGCAGCCAGATAGAAATCGTCGATGAGCCTGTTTTTGtattcttatatatacaacAGTCTGTGGCcattacatatataaaaacCACCTACACCGTCTATACGGACCGCCACATCGCCGACAAGCATAACTTTAAACTGGTTTGCACAGCTGCTATACATTTCAGTCGAGTTACTTTGTGTCACGTCACTTCCGTTACAGACAACAACTATACACACAGTGCACCTCGTCATGGGTCTACCAAAAGCAACCACCGTCTCCAACATGAGCCATCACGGTTCGTTGTCGCTGATGAGTAACCATCCGCATCCTACCGTGCACGCAATGCACCAAGGTGCCGTCCTGGGCCCAGCTCAGCAGGCAAGTGCTGACACTGCAAGTTCCAAAAAGAAACCCAAGCCCAGAAAAGAAGCTGCTGAAGAGGCAGAAAATGCAGACAGCAAAAACCCTTCCTCGTGGGACCCTCAAGATGACATCTTGTTGCGACACTTAAAAGAGGTCAAGAAGATGGGTTGGAAGGACATTTCGCAGTACTTCCAGAACAGAACCCCAAACGCCTGCCAGTTTAGGTGGAGGAGATTGAAATCCGGAAACCTGAAGTCAAATAAGACCGCCATTTTGAATATCAACGAGTACAACATAGATATCTCAAGTATCCCTGTCAGCCAGACAGAGAAGAGCAGTGCTAAggaaacaaaagaaaaactaACCTGTAAACCTGCTCAACAGGCTAGAACCACCAAGTCACCAAAGAATATGCAACCAGGAACACATTTCGATAACGTTTCTCCAGCCATAGAGATTTCCCCTAGTAGTAACAATGTAACAGAGAACCATGGCATTTCTCCAATGTATCACAATACTCTACCACAACAACAGAATCATTTCACCCACACTAACACAACAGcacaaaatttaaatttcgATAATATAAATGGCACAGCTACTAAATTTGCCAAACCTAGGTCTATGTCCCACACAGCAACAAGGCCAAGTAATTTTGCTCAACAACACGCTTATTCAACTACAACAGTTAATGGCCATCATGCATATCAATCAAACACTACAGCAGCTTCAACTGAACTGTCAccagatgaagaaaaagtaGGATTTGTTCCGAAAGTTTTTGTAAGATCAAGACGTAGCTCCTTTGCCCATCCAACTAACAATCTAATAGGCCAAAACATGCTGTCACCACCAACTATTTTGAATAACACCTCAGTTACTCTTTCAACGGTGATGAACTTGGCATTAAACGGCTCCAAATCCAGAAAAAACTCCTTTTCCACCAGATCAAGAAGATCTTCTTTCAATATCTCGAGCACGACTACATCTAGAAGACCATCCCTGGTCATGGCTCCAAATTCAGCAACAGTTGCATTTGGTCCATCTGGGGTTGTTTCGCCAAACAGCAATACGGTTCTTTCTACACCTACCAGTAGGAGAACTTCGATCGCAGTTCCATATCATCGTCAACCAAGCAGTGGGGCCCTTGGTTCAGTAAATGGAAATTTCATGGACTTACCACAACACTTAAAAAGGTCACAGAATTCATCTCAACCGAGTCCTCCAGCCTTGTCAATCAGAGGCTCTTTTTCATCGAATACCCCAGATTGGAACGCTGAAAACGATAAATTGTTGATTGAAGCCGTCTCAAAAcatttatcattttcagatatttctaatttattaccAAATAAGAGTATACAAGAAATTAAATGGAGAATGAACGTCCTATCGAGCGAGAATACTCCTTCAAGTAGCGCAGGCAGCCCATATAATCCATCAGACTCCCCAAAGAAATCATTGGAACAAACAGATGATTCTAGCACTACACCTATAGACCACAATACATTTGgagaagatgatgatgaaggtGAAAGTGCTATTAATGACAGTGATTCTCCAGATTATCATATGTTACAAAGAGAAACATCTGCTTCTTCCAAAGAAGTATCCCCAAATTCTGTATATTCTAGCTCCTCAGTCAATGCCAACAAACTATCAGGTAGTATAAATGACGTAAGATCTGTCTCTATTAATGCATCATCGATAAGCTCATTGCCACCAAATTCTGTGAATTCACAGATTCCatctaatattaaacaattacCGAATATCAACAATATAGTACAGGATATGGTGTGATAGTGAATATCCAGAAGTAAACTCATATCCGTCTAACGGTATAggtttttcaattaaatgtACCAtctgtaaatataatacttAGAATCCACCAGCTAGTAgagaattttttttaagCATTTCTACAAAATATGATGCATATAcaagatataataaaataacaaacACTGctttatatattgataaaaaataaaccaAATAGCATTATTGTATAAATAGTAAAGGTAGCATTAAAGTAATTCATTAACTCATTTCCACATGAATAAGATACGTAAGTTTCtacaattatttttgtagCTTAATAACCTTTAAAATACTGTTATGTATGGTAAAAGCTAATTATTATAGAAACTAGTGTCTGTGTAATACATGAAATCATAAAATATCGTAAGTCATTAagtaaaaaaaagaatatattgattCTTCGATAAAAACTTTTATCACCAAATCTTTTTGGTGATAGCAGCATTTGACAAGCTGGTGAAACTATTTTTCTTGGAAGTTAGGTCTAGTCCACTCAAAGATTTGTCGAGACTAACTTTAAGCTGATCGCTGAATGTACTAATGGATGGACAGTGGTTATTTCCCACCATATTCGAATCGCTGTTTATTGAAAGTCTTCTAAAATCGTATTGATTATCAATCTGCAAGGAATTTGAAATGTTTTCATTTCCTGTCATCGACCGATAGTTACTCCATGGTGGGGCATTTGTATTTGATTGGGACACGTTTAGGTTTCTTAATAGTGggttatttttattttgactAGGTAAATAACTTGGACCATTGAGTAATCTTGGCGAATCCAAAGTTGCCATGTATAGTGATTGATCAGGAGAATAACTTTGGTCATTACTTTGTATGGATGTTGGAGATGTGTTGTATTGTTCCTTAGTTATGCCATTTGTATGTGTAGAAGCCAGAAATTGACCGAATGACGAAAGCTGTTTTTGTGCGGGAGGAACATTGTTAGGAACGTAACTATGTTGTTTTCTTATGACAATGAAAGAATTATCGATAATTTCTACAAGTCCTAAAAATATTCTCAAAGAGGTTAGAATATTTCTGTGATTGGGAGACAACGAAATAGGGTATGCTAATTCGTCGTAATTGTCGTTTTCCCtgaatatcaataattGCGCAAATAACTCTAACGACTCTGAGTCATTAAAATCGACTGAGGTGGGAATTTGCATATTTGGATTGACTATACATGATGGTGAGCAAAAAGCTGGGGCATAATACCTTTCCTGCACAGGGGTTGAGATCGCGGCCGTTGTATAATTGTTGTTCttgtaatatatttggGTATAGTGATCGTTCTCGAATGACGGTTGTTGATGATGcttattgaaattttgttttctcAATTTCTCCTCCTTCTCGACTCTCTCCTTTTCTGATTGCGGTAgcattttcttcatctcTACTCTCAATTTCCTGCCACCGATTTCTTGTGAATTCAACTCTTTTACAATTCTTTTTGTCTCCTCTACAGTGTTGAAGTTGGCAAACGCCAAGCCTCTGAAGATTCCGTTATCGAAATGATAATTGAACGCATAAGGCAATGGTAATTGCAGAGAATTGATGAACTCCAACAGTTCTTCCTTCTTAATGGTGAATGGTATGTTTTTAATCACGATTgcatttttgataatttccTGTTCGTTTGATGCACAGGGGTCTAGACTATTGGCACAGACCTCTGATTCAGATTCTGTCATGTTTGCGAAGTCACCTTTTTTAGGAGGCATGGAGATCGAGATCACAATGCACAAGCAATAACAAGAAACTACAGAGACgtacttatatatatatatgcaattATGTATTTTTCGGAAGTGGCGTGAATTAGAAAGTTTaattgaaacaattttCACTTAGCTTTGTAGATGAGGTCGACAAACAGAATGTTTCGACCTGGTGTGCAATCGAATCATCTGGATCTGAGATATTTACAAACCTGAAGAGGAATATGAACGAATCGGATCaaaagtaataaaaatcTGCAAAACATATAGAGATGCTCGAAACGGTATATACACAAATAGCATATAACGAATCAGAATATTCACACCATCCCAGTGTTCCCGCCCTCCCAGTTCTCAGAGTTCCTTAATCCGCCATGGAGCATGTCCTGGAAGTACCATAACGAACTCCATTGACAATTAAACTTTAAGGTTAAAAGATGGATGGGTGTCAAcatcaataaaatacacAAACATTTACAACTAATCAGATTCTCCTCCAGATACCCTCGAGATATTTTCGAGATTGTTTCGAGATGTGTTCGAGATGCTGGCAACATTTGTGACCCTTGCTATACTTTGTATCCATGGTACCTCTCTCTGTTATATTAGAAAACCAATTTCATTTCGAAAAAGTTTTGGATCACGGGGGACAGCAGAGCCGCCGCTGCAGAGCCAACCCTTTTTCCCGCGGACCGGAAATTGGCACCCCACAAACCCCTTAAGTATGGGGAGAAGTGAGGGGGCGGGGGTGTCAGGCGACTCGGGTTTCCGCGGCCTCTGCGGTCGGTGCCAACGCGAATCGAGGGGCGGGGGCCGATGGCCGAGCCGGTCAGCTCGGAGTTGTGTCGGCCATGGTTTTAGTGGCACGTGATACTGTCGGTGCCGGTGGCGGTTGCCCCGGGTGACTGGTCGGCGGTGTAAAGGATATGTATATGCTTCGgtattcattatttatatatataagtgaTATAGTGATACAGTGCTATGCTGCTATGCTGGCGCGTCGTTAGGTGGGCGTGGATCActgtttcttctttagTTTTCTCTTTGCAAAGTCCAGCACTTGCGAATTACCTTCTTTCGAGACAAAGAATTTACGTTTTCTATCGTTCTTCCATAACAGTACGCCGATGTCCTTGGCATAGTTGTATAGCATGTTGTATTCTTGGTTGTTGTCGAAGTCCGAGTACAGCGAGCCGTCGTAGCTCAGTATTCTGTCCAATTCCAGTTGCCATAGCTTGATTTGATCCACTACGGTGGGGGGAAGGATTTGGAGTTGGTCTTTTGTGTTTGGGTCCAGTTCcagcttcttcttcaacGTCGTCTCTGCTAATCTACGCATCTGTGGGTGCGCGTGCGATTGCAAGTACGCGATGATCTGGTCCGCCGTCACCCCGTTGGCAAGCGCGTTTCTGATGGACTCACGGGTAATTTGGCCGGTGACCATGTTGGAAAACCTCGTGCGCAAGTGCACAAACAAGCTCAAGATCGCAATCTGCAGAGGTGAGTTTGAGTACGAGTACAGTTTGAAGTTTGTCTCCACCACCAGTGCGCCGACTTCGACGCTTTGGTTCCCCACTAGGTCGTCGGTGTCGGTTCCGAGGTTTTGCGAGTCGTTGTTGTTGGCTTCCTTCGTCTGCGATAACAGACTGTCGATGGCACCGGAGGCACTCCGCACAGTACTGGAGTCCGAGGTCAGTTGTGTGGCTAAGGTTGTTGGATAAAATACAGTAGCATTGGAGGTCTTTTGGAAAATTAAACCGTAATCTCTCATGTCTTTCAGCATCTTCTTCTGTGTGTCACTCAATCCTTCAACACTGTACGCTTTCCCAAACTCTAAAGAACCTAGCATGAATATGAAATTTAGAATATCAACGGGGTTCATATGCAACGCCTCTGCAATTTTTAGGTATTGCAATAGCAACGTCCAGATTTGCGAGTTGACATCTTGCAGAAGAAATTGGAACCCATCATTCGTGATCTTAAATTCACCGCTACTCTCTAATTCTTCCATCAGTTTACTATGTTTCAATAGATTTAATACATTATCGGATGGCATCTTGATCAATGGCGTACCCACCATGAAATGCAAAATTGTTTCCCATTTATCTTTAGCGTACTCCAACAGCACACTAGAATCTACCAGATCGTCTATCTTGTCAATAATATTACCGAACGAATTGTTCACTTCACCTCCAGTCAATGCATTTCTAAAACTTGTCCTAAAAGTCGAATTCAAATTGACAAACATCGAACCTTGCTCTTTACCGGGAATCAAGATATGTAATGACTTCATAGACTTAATAGCATCCTGGAATTGCAATTTACCATTAGAGTTCACCCACCTGTCCAAATCACGAATCGATATTTCATTGTCATTGAATACCATCGACATAATGAAAAACTTGGCCATATGCGGTAACAGTCTATAAATAGACAGACATGCCGCTGGGGATTCGTATAATTTACTTTGTACCTGTTGAGGAAGTTCTTCTAAATAATCGTTAACCGATTTTTTTGAAGTGATAGCACTCATTATCCTAATGCTATCTATTTGTGTTTTACTTCCGGTTGATTCGTAGTAAAAATTGACAAGTCAATGAATTCCTTTTTGAACTGCTAAAGCAACAAACGGtaaaacaacaattaaCAATTCGCTAGCTGCTATAAAAATCTAGTGCCAGTATTACagtaatttcaaataacaGACGATCAATGCTTCTAACACGACTTAAATCGCAAAGTCAACTCTATCACGTCTACCTTATACATACTAAAATACATGTGTGTATGTCTTAatcttcattaattttaatctGATGCCCATACAAATTTCACATCACTGAATACGAGGTATAAAAATGACCgcttgaaattttaatgtaaaaaaaatttgaatgtGTTATTATTGTAACATAGCTAAGatgcgatgagatgaaactttttgatttgattAGTAACTAATTGAAATCTATTCAATTTAATCTAGTTAgtattgaatttatataatgatataatgatttaatctttaaaattttgcTATTTCCCTTTTTTAATAGTAAACTTTTCTTGCATTTGATTAACAGGATACAGTATACTAAACCAACCTTACCTGATAAGAATAACCTGAAATATTCagttaaaataaatattctatACAATTCGTTGAAAGATAGTGAGATAATTATTTGGTAGTGATCGAAGGTAATGGTTTCTCAAAAACGTTCCCACTCTCACGACCATGAGAAGGATGATTCCTTTGATGATTTGTTGAAACCTGTCTATAAAGGTAAGAAATTGACTGATGCCATTGATACTGCTGAGGATAAATGGAATTTATTACCAGCTTTCTTGAAAGTTAAAGGTTTGGTTAAGCAACATTTAGATTCCTTTAATTACTTTGTTGATAAggatttgaagaaaatcaTTGAAGCAAATCAAGTCATTTTAAGTGATGTCGATCCAGAATTCTATTTAAAGTATGTTGATATTAGAATCGGTGAAAAATCAACTGGTTCTAAAGAGAAATTAGTTCCTCCACATGAATGTAGATTGAGAGATATGACTTACTCGGCTCCAATATACGTTGACATCGAGTACACAAGAGgaagaaatataattatgCATAAGGATGTCGAAATTGGTAGAATGCCAATAATGTTAAGATCTAATAAGTGTATATTAAATGGTGCTGATCAAAAAGTCATGgcaaaattaaatgagtGTCCCTTAGATCCAGGTGGATACTTCATTGTCAACGGTACAGAAAAAGTAATTTTAGTTCAAGAACAATTATCAAAGAATCGTATTATTGTAGAAGCAGATGAAAAGAAGTCCATTGTCCAAGCTTCTGTCACTTCATCGACTCACGAAAGAAAATCTAAAACTTATGTCGTTACTAAGAACGGTAAGATTTACTTGAAGCACAATTCTATTGCCGAAGAAGTCCCAATTgctattattttgaaagcATGTGGTATTGTCTCCGACTTAGAAATTATGCAATTGGTGTGTGGTAACGATAGCAGTTATCAAGATATCTTTGCAATTAACTTGGAAGAAGCTGTTAAATTAAACATAAGTACTCAACAGCAAGCGCTGGAGTACATAGGTTCCAAGGTGAAAACTATTAGAAGACAAAAACTATCGATACTACAAGAAGGTATTGAAGCTATAGCGACCACTGTGATTGCACATTTAACAGTAGAAGCTTTAGATTTTAGAGAAAAAGCACTATACATTGCAATGATGACGCGTAGAGTAGTAATGGCTATTGAGAATCCTAAAATGGTAGATGATAGAGATTATGTCGGTAATAAACGTTTAGAATTGGCAGGACAATTGATTTCTTTGttatttgaagatttattcaagaaattcAATAGTGATTTCAAGGCAAGTATTGATaaagtattaaaaaaaCCAAATAGAGCTATGGAATATGATGCTTTGTTATCGATTAatgttcattcaaataatataaccAGCGGTTTGAATAGAGCCATTTCAACTGGTAACTGGTCTCTAAAAAGATTTAAGATGGAAAGAGCTGGTGTCACTCATGTCTTATCTCGTCTATCTTATATTTCAGCTTTAGGTATGATGACAAGAATTTCATCTCAATTCGAAAAGTCAAGAAAGGTTTCCGGCCCAAGAGCGCTACAACCTTCCCAATTTGGTATGTTATGTACAGCTGATACTCCTGAAGGTGAAGCTTGTGGTTTGGTTAAGAACTTAGCCTTGATGACCCATATCACCacagatgatgaagaagacccaattaaaaaattatgttATATGCTGGGTGTTGAAGATATTACACTTATTGATAGTGCTAGCttacatttaaattatgGTGTTCATCTAAATGGTACATTAATAGGTACAACTAGATTTCCTCTAAACTTTGTGTCCCAGTTTAGACAATTAAGAAGAACTGGTAGAGTTTCTGAATTTGTTTCCATTTACACAAATTCTCATCAACAGGCTGTTCACATTGCTACTGATGGTGGTAGAATTTGTAGACCATTGATCATTGTTAGTAATGGTAAATCACATGTTAAAGCAGAACACTTAAAGGAATTATTGGAAGGTAAATTAGATTTTGATGATTTCTTAAAACTGGGTTTAGTAGAATACTTAGATGTTAACGAAGAAAACGACTGCTTTATTGCGTTGTATGAAAAGGATTTATCAAATCGTAGTACCCATTTAGAAATTGAACCATTCACTGTTTTGGGTGCAGTTGCAGGTTTAATTCCATATCCACACCATAATCAATCTCCACGTAACACATATCAATGTGCGATGGGTAAACAAGCAATTGGTGCTATCGGTTATAACCAATTTAAGAGAATTGATACattattgtatttaatgatttatcCACAGCAACCTATGGTGAAAACTAAGACCATTGAGCTAATTGATTACGACAAATTACCTGCAGGTCAAAATGCAACTGTTGCTGTTATGTCATATTCTGGTTACGATATTGAGGATGCTTTGGTATTGAATAAAGCTTCGATTGATAGAGGTTTTGGTCGTTGTGAAACCAGAAGAAAAACTACAACTGTTTTAAAAAGATATCCAAATCATACACAAGATATCATAGGTGGTATGCGTGTTG comes from the Tetrapisispora phaffii CBS 4417 chromosome 1, complete genome genome and includes:
- the TFB2 gene encoding TFIIH/NER complex subunit TFB2 (similar to Saccharomyces cerevisiae TFB2 (YPL122C); ancestral locus Anc_8.620), which encodes MSAITSKKSVNDYLEELPQQVQSKLYESPAACLSIYRLLPHMAKFFIMSMVFNDNEISIRDLDRWVNSNGKLQFQDAIKSMKSLHILIPGKEQGSMFVNLNSTFRTSFRNALTGGEVNNSFGNIIDKIDDLVDSSVLLEYAKDKWETILHFMVGTPLIKMPSDNVLNLLKHSKLMEELESSGEFKITNDGFQFLLQDVNSQIWTLLLQYLKIAEALHMNPVDILNFIFMLGSLEFGKAYSVEGLSDTQKKMLKDMRDYGLIFQKTSNATVFYPTTLATQLTSDSSTVRSASGAIDSLLSQTKEANNNDSQNLGTDTDDLVGNQSVEVGALVVETNFKLYSYSNSPLQIAILSLFVHLRTRFSNMVTGQITRESIRNALANGVTADQIIAYLQSHAHPQMRRLAETTLKKKLELDPNTKDQLQILPPTVVDQIKLWQLELDRILSYDGSLYSDFDNNQEYNMLYNYAKDIGVLLWKNDRKRKFFVSKEGNSQVLDFAKRKLKKKQ
- the TPHA0A01000 gene encoding uncharacterized protein (similar to Saccharomyces cerevisiae PIN4 (YBL051C); ancestral locus Anc_7.370), whose amino-acid sequence is MPPKKGDFANMTESESEVCANSLDPCASNEQEIIKNAIVIKNIPFTIKKEELLEFINSLQLPLPYAFNYHFDNGIFRGLAFANFNTVEETKRIVKELNSQEIGGRKLRVEMKKMLPQSEKERVEKEEKLRKQNFNKHHQQPSFENDHYTQIYYKNNNYTTAAISTPVQERYYAPAFCSPSCIVNPNMQIPTSVDFNDSESLELFAQLLIFRENDNYDELAYPISLSPNHRNILTSLRIFLGLVEIIDNSFIVIRKQHSYVPNNVPPAQKQLSSFGQFLASTHTNGITKEQYNTSPTSIQSNDQSYSPDQSLYMATLDSPRLLNGPSYLPSQNKNNPLLRNLNVSQSNTNAPPWSNYRSMTGNENISNSLQIDNQYDFRRLSINSDSNMVGNNHCPSISTFSDQLKVSLDKSLSGLDLTSKKNSFTSLSNAAITKKIW
- the RET1 gene encoding DNA-directed RNA polymerase III core subunit RET1 (similar to Saccharomyces cerevisiae RET1 (YOR207C); ancestral locus Anc_8.619) — translated: MVSQKRSHSHDHEKDDSFDDLLKPVYKGKKLTDAIDTAEDKWNLLPAFLKVKGLVKQHLDSFNYFVDKDLKKIIEANQVILSDVDPEFYLKYVDIRIGEKSTGSKEKLVPPHECRLRDMTYSAPIYVDIEYTRGRNIIMHKDVEIGRMPIMLRSNKCILNGADQKVMAKLNECPLDPGGYFIVNGTEKVILVQEQLSKNRIIVEADEKKSIVQASVTSSTHERKSKTYVVTKNGKIYLKHNSIAEEVPIAIILKACGIVSDLEIMQLVCGNDSSYQDIFAINLEEAVKLNISTQQQALEYIGSKVKTIRRQKLSILQEGIEAIATTVIAHLTVEALDFREKALYIAMMTRRVVMAIENPKMVDDRDYVGNKRLELAGQLISLLFEDLFKKFNSDFKASIDKVLKKPNRAMEYDALLSINVHSNNITSGLNRAISTGNWSLKRFKMERAGVTHVLSRLSYISALGMMTRISSQFEKSRKVSGPRALQPSQFGMLCTADTPEGEACGLVKNLALMTHITTDDEEDPIKKLCYMLGVEDITLIDSASLHLNYGVHLNGTLIGTTRFPLNFVSQFRQLRRTGRVSEFVSIYTNSHQQAVHIATDGGRICRPLIIVSNGKSHVKAEHLKELLEGKLDFDDFLKLGLVEYLDVNEENDCFIALYEKDLSNRSTHLEIEPFTVLGAVAGLIPYPHHNQSPRNTYQCAMGKQAIGAIGYNQFKRIDTLLYLMIYPQQPMVKTKTIELIDYDKLPAGQNATVAVMSYSGYDIEDALVLNKASIDRGFGRCETRRKTTTVLKRYPNHTQDIIGGMRVDENNNPIWQHEALGPDGLGEVGVKVNSGQIYINKSVPTNASDSVLTSTQSQYKETPVVYRSPVPSHIDQVMMSVSENDQALIKVLLRQNRRPELGDKFSSRHGQKGVCGIIVNHEDMPFNDEGISPDIIMNPHGFPSRMTVGKMIELVSGKAGVLNGSLEYGTCFGGSKLEDMSQILVENGYNYSGKDMLYSGVTGECLQAYIFFGPIYYQKLKHMVLDKMHARARGPRAVLTRQPTEGRSRDGGLRLGEMERDCVIAYGASQLLLERLMISSDAFEVDVCHKCGLMGYSGWCTTCKSAEFIVKMTIPYAAKLLFQELLAMNIAPRLRLEDLFKE
- the TOD6 gene encoding Tod6p (similar to Saccharomyces cerevisiae YBL054W and DOT6 (YER088C); ancestral locus Anc_7.372), producing the protein MGLPKATTVSNMSHHGSLSLMSNHPHPTVHAMHQGAVLGPAQQASADTASSKKKPKPRKEAAEEAENADSKNPSSWDPQDDILLRHLKEVKKMGWKDISQYFQNRTPNACQFRWRRLKSGNLKSNKTAILNINEYNIDISSIPVSQTEKSSAKETKEKLTCKPAQQARTTKSPKNMQPGTHFDNVSPAIEISPSSNNVTENHGISPMYHNTLPQQQNHFTHTNTTAQNLNFDNINGTATKFAKPRSMSHTATRPSNFAQQHAYSTTTVNGHHAYQSNTTAASTELSPDEEKVGFVPKVFVRSRRSSFAHPTNNLIGQNMLSPPTILNNTSVTLSTVMNLALNGSKSRKNSFSTRSRRSSFNISSTTTSRRPSLVMAPNSATVAFGPSGVVSPNSNTVLSTPTSRRTSIAVPYHRQPSSGALGSVNGNFMDLPQHLKRSQNSSQPSPPALSIRGSFSSNTPDWNAENDKLLIEAVSKHLSFSDISNLLPNKSIQEIKWRMNVLSSENTPSSSAGSPYNPSDSPKKSLEQTDDSSTTPIDHNTFGEDDDEGESAINDSDSPDYHMLQRETSASSKEVSPNSVYSSSSVNANKLSGSINDVRSVSINASSISSLPPNSVNSQIPSNIKQLPNINNIVQDMV